From the genome of Triticum aestivum cultivar Chinese Spring chromosome 3B, IWGSC CS RefSeq v2.1, whole genome shotgun sequence, one region includes:
- the LOC123068696 gene encoding DNA excision repair protein CSB isoform X1 has translation MEEEDDDQRLLHSLGVTSANIDDIERKILSQAKTDPKKGDAEASGPPAGGDQETKLTTPQDDAQAKLHQKLRSVQLEIDAVASTLGGAKQAAGKKSGGGGSGRADAEDKKKKKEKVKEEENADEDAPRGGALQQALAAERLRSLKRAKVQIQREILQSGPGPSGSGNQKDKMLAMLVEDEPRRKKSLKPPGGPKKKSPTRRLKTVTYDDDDDFDAVLDGASAGFMETEREELIRKGLLTPFHKLKGFEKRVECPGTSSRQNDSAEQAQETMEASSIAKVAQAMQNMAQSRPTTKLLDAEFLPKLDAPTAPFQRLGVPLKRPGLPSSDERKNKRLKSKTKRPLPGKKWMKANSKKESLLDGMPRPLQPSELFFALVLFYAHGKCSQVSLFATTLYQDTSVNSSCLVSAVADEDVGDAAASASVSENEDEVIEDSDGLPPVILEGGLRIPGSVYTQLFDYQKVGVQWLWELHCQRAGGIIGDEMGLGKTVQVLSFLGALHDSGMYKPSIVICPVTLLQQWRREASKWYPKFKVEILHDSANSSSKKGKRYSDSESDVSWDSDQEEVTRAKPAQKWDDLISRVVNSGSGLLLTTYEQLRIIREKLLDVEWGYAVLDEGHRIRNPNAEVTLVCKQLQTVHRIIMTGAPIQNKLSELWSLFDFVFPGKLGVLPVFETEFSVPITVGGYANATPLQVSTAYRCAVVLRDLIMPYLLRRMKADVNAQLPKKTEQVLFCSLTQEQRATYRAFLASSEVEQIFDGNRNSLYGIDVLRKICNHPDLLEREQAAQNPDYGNTERSGKMKVVEQVLKVWKDQGHRVLLFAQTQQMLDILENFLTARDYQYRRMDGLTPPKQRMALIDEFNNTDEIFIFILTTKVGGLGTNLTGANRVIIFDPDWNPSTDMQARERAWRIGQKRDVTVYRLITRGTIEEKVYHRQIYKHFLTNKVLKNPQQRRFFKARDMKDLFTLQDDDKNGSTETSNIFGQLSEDVNIGAPDGEERGEGSSALPTSAEAEPSVDGNRKSDLRSDQADEESNILKSLFDGQGVHSAINHDAIMSANDDQKLRLEAEASQVAHRAAEALRQSRMLRSRDDFAVPTWTGRAGAAGAPSSVRRKFGSTLNTQLVSSLQPSEGSSSSSSRVQSLQVGALHGKALSSAELLAKMRGTREGAASDALEHQLSLGSASNQRPGSTENGRTSNSNSSRNMIVQPEVLIRQLCTFIQQNGGSASSTSLTEHFKNRIQPKDMLVFKNLLKEIATLQRGAGGATWVLKPEYG, from the exons atggaggaggaggacgacgaccagCGCCTGCTGCACAGCCTCGGCGTCACCTCCGCCAACATCGACGACATCGAGAGGAAGATCCTTTCGCAG GCGAAAACCGACCCTAAGAAGGGCGAcgccgaggcgtcggggccgccCGCTGGCGGTGACCAGGAGACTAAACTCACAACGCCTCAAGATGATGCTCAGGCCAAACTGCACCAGAAACTGCGGTCCGTGCAGCTTGAGATCGATGCTGTGGCTTCTACACTTGGAGGGGCTAAACAAGCTGCTGGAAAGAAAAGCGGCGGGGGCGGCTCGGGTAGAGCTGACGccgaggataagaagaagaagaaggagaaggtgaaggaggaggagaatgCTGATGAAGACGCCCCTCGTGGAGGAGCGCTCCAGCAGGCGCTTGCCGCCGAGCGGCTCAGGAGCCTCAAGAGGGCTAAGGTGCAGATTCAGAGAGAGATATTGCAGTCGGGACCTGGCCCGTCCGGGTCGGGCAACCAAAAAGATAAGATGCTGGCAATGCTGGTTGAAGATGAGCCCAGGCGGAAGAAGTCGCTGAAGCCGCCTGGTGGGCCTAAGAAGAAGTCGCCGACACGTCGGTTGAAAACCGTCACctatgatgatgacgacgacttcGATGCAGTGCTCGATGGAGCTTCTGCGGGGTTCATGGAGACT GAAAGGGAAGAGCTGATCAGGAAGGGTCTGCTGACACCGTTTCACAAGTTGAAGGGCTTTGAGAAGCGCGTTGAATGCCCTGGAACTTCTAGCAGGCAAAATGACTCTGCAGAACAAGCCCAGGAAACCATGGAAGCTTCCAGCATTGCTAAAGTTGCTCAGGCAATGCAGAACATGGCACAAAGCCGCCCAACTACCAAATTGCTTGATGCGGAGTTCTTGCCTAAGCTGGATGCACCGACTGCTCCGTTTCAAAGGCTTGGAGTACCTCTAAAACGCCCTGGCCTTCCCAGCTCAGACGAGCGGAAAAACAAAAGGCTAAAGAGTAAGACCAAGAGACCGTTGCCTGGCAAGAAATGGATGAAAGCCAACTCAAAGAAGGAGTCATTATTGGATGGTATGCCAAGGCCTCTTCAGCCTTCAGAGCTTTTTTTTGCTTTAGTGTTATTCTATGCACATGGAAAATGCAGTCAGGTTTCCTTATTTGCTACCACTTTGTACCAAGATACCTCAGTGAACTCATCATGTCTGGTTTCTGCAGTTGCAGATGAGGATGTTGGAGATGCAGCCGCATCAGCTTCTGTGTCTGAGAATGAAGATGAAGTAATAGAAGATTCTGATGGGTTACCTCCAGTCATCCTTGAAGGTGGTTTAAGAATTCCTGGCTCAGTTTACACACAGCTGTTTGACTACCAAAAAGTGGGAGTGCAGTGGTTATGGGAGTTACATTGTCAAAGGGCTGGTGGAATAATTGGCGATGAAATGGGCTTAGGAAAGACCGTGCAGGTCTTATCATTTCTTGGTGCTTTGCATGACAGTGGTATGTACAAGCCTAGTATTGTTATCTGTCCTGTGACCCTTTTGCAACAGTGGCGAAGGGAGGCCAGTAAGTGGTATCCAAAATTCAAAGTTGAGATCTTACATGATTCTGCAAACAGTTCAAGTAAGAAGGGCAAGAGATACAGCGATTCTGAGAGTGATGTTTCTTGGGATAGCGATCAGGAAGAGGTTACACGGGCGAAGCCTGCACAAAAGTGGGACGACTTGATTTCACGTGTTGTAAATTCAGGGTCAGGTTTGCTTCTGACGACATACGAGCAGCTAAGAATCATACGGGAGAAGTTGCTTGATGTAGAATGGGGATATGCTGTATTGGATGAGGGTCACCGCATAAGGAATCCTAATGCCGAAGTAACTCTTGTGTGCAAGCAATTGCAGACTGTGCACAGGATAATTATGACAGGGGCGCCTATTCAGAATAAACTTTCGGAACTGTGGTCTCTCTTTGATTTTGTGTTCCCTGGGAAATTAGGAGTCCTGCCAGTGTTTGAGACTGAGTTCTCTGTTCCAATTACTGTCGGTGGGTATGCTAATGCAACACCGTTGCAAGTGTCCACAGCGTACAGATGTGCTGTTGTCCTGCGTGACTTGATCATGCCATATCTTCTTAGGAGAATGAAAGCTGATGTCAATGCACAGCTTCCCAAGAAAACAGAGCAGGTTCTTTTCTGTAGTTTAACTCAAGAGCAACGTGCTACTTATCGTGCATTTCTTGCTAGTTCAGAGGTGGAACAAATATTTGACGGTAACAGAAACTCCCTTTACGGGATAGATGTTCTAAGGAAGATATGTAATCATCCTGATCTTCTTGAGAGAGAACAAGCTGCTCAGAATCCTGACTATGGGAATACTGAAAGAAGTGGAAAGATGAAAGTGGTTGAGCAAGTCCTTAAAGTCTGGAAAGATCAAGGCCATCGTGTTCTTCTTTTTGCTCAGACCCAACAGATGCTTGACATTTTGGAGAACTTCTTGACCGCCCGTGACTACCAATATCGACGAATGGATGGACTTACACCTCCAAAGCAAAGAATGGCACTCATTGATGAGTTCAATAATACAGATgaaattttcattttcattctGACAACAAAAGTTGGTGGATTGGGTACGAATTTGACTGGTGCAAACAGGGTTATAATATTTGATCCTGACTGGAACCCTTCGACAGACATGCAG GCCAGGGAACGAGCATGGCGAATTGGGCAAAAAAGAGACGTGACAGTTTACAGGTTGATCACACGTGGGACGATAGAGGAGAAAGTTTACCATCGACAGATATACAAGCATTTTCTCACAAACAAAGTACTGAAAAACCCTCAGCAAAGGAGGTTCTTTAAAGCCAGGGACATGAAAGATTTATTCACATTGCAAGATGATGACAAGAATGGTTCAACTGAAACATCAAACATTTTTGGCCAATTGTCTGAAGATGTGAACATCGGTGCTCCAGATGGTGAGGAGCGAGGCGAGGGATCTTCAGCTTTACCGACCAGTGCAGAGGCTGAACCATCTGTTGATGGAAATAGGAAATCAGACCTTAGATCTGACCAAGCGGATGAAGAATCCAACATTTTGAAGAGTCTTTTTGATGGCCAGGGCGTTCAT AGTGCCATAAATCATGATGCCATAATGAGTGCTAACGACGATCAGAAGCTGCGCCTAGAAGCAGAAGCTTCACAGGTGGCACACAGGGCAGCTGAGGCTTTACGCCAATCACGGATGCTCAGAAGCCGTGATGACTTTGCTGTTCCCACATGGACAGGAAGAGCTGGTGCTGCCGGGGCGCCGTCTTCTGTCCGCAGGAAATTTGGGTCAACACTCAACACCCAGCTGGTTAGTTCTTTGCAGCCATCAGAAGgttcaagcagcagcagcagcagggttcAAAGTCTTCAGGTGGGCGCTCTACATGGCAAAGCGCTGTCCTCTGCCGAGCTTCTGGCTAAGATGCGTGGAACGCGAGAGGGGGCAGCTTCAGATGCACTGGAACATCAGCTCAGCCTGGGCTCCGCTTCCAATCAAAGACCAGGCTCGACAGAGAACGGGCGCACATCAAACTCTAATTCTAGCAGGAACATGATCGTGCAGCCTGAGGTCCTGATCCGCCAGCTGTGCACCTTCATACAACAAAACGGTGGCTCCGCCAGCTCGACGAGCTTGACGGAACATTTCAAGAACCGCATACAACCAAAGGATATGCTGGTGTTCAAGAACCTGCTCAAGGAGATAGCAACCTTGCAAAGGGGCGCAGGCGGCGCAACGTGGGTGCTGAAACCCGAGTATGGGTAA
- the LOC123068696 gene encoding DNA excision repair protein CSB isoform X2, with product MEEEDDDQRLLHSLGVTSANIDDIERKILSQATIYPSLLHSFIRFLPVHNKTSNNFLLQAKTDPKKGDAEASGPPAGGDQETKLTTPQDDAQAKLHQKLRSVQLEIDAVASTLGGAKQAAGKKSGGGGSGRADAEDKKKKKEKVKEEENADEDAPRGGALQQALAAERLRSLKRAKVQIQREILQSGPGPSGSGNQKDKMLAMLVEDEPRRKKSLKPPGGPKKKSPTRRLKTVTYDDDDDFDAVLDGASAGFMETEREELIRKGLLTPFHKLKGFEKRVECPGTSSRQNDSAEQAQETMEASSIAKVAQAMQNMAQSRPTTKLLDAEFLPKLDAPTAPFQRLGVPLKRPGLPSSDERKNKRLKSKTKRPLPGKKWMKANSKKESLLDVADEDVGDAAASASVSENEDEVIEDSDGLPPVILEGGLRIPGSVYTQLFDYQKVGVQWLWELHCQRAGGIIGDEMGLGKTVQVLSFLGALHDSGMYKPSIVICPVTLLQQWRREASKWYPKFKVEILHDSANSSSKKGKRYSDSESDVSWDSDQEEVTRAKPAQKWDDLISRVVNSGSGLLLTTYEQLRIIREKLLDVEWGYAVLDEGHRIRNPNAEVTLVCKQLQTVHRIIMTGAPIQNKLSELWSLFDFVFPGKLGVLPVFETEFSVPITVGGYANATPLQVSTAYRCAVVLRDLIMPYLLRRMKADVNAQLPKKTEQVLFCSLTQEQRATYRAFLASSEVEQIFDGNRNSLYGIDVLRKICNHPDLLEREQAAQNPDYGNTERSGKMKVVEQVLKVWKDQGHRVLLFAQTQQMLDILENFLTARDYQYRRMDGLTPPKQRMALIDEFNNTDEIFIFILTTKVGGLGTNLTGANRVIIFDPDWNPSTDMQARERAWRIGQKRDVTVYRLITRGTIEEKVYHRQIYKHFLTNKVLKNPQQRRFFKARDMKDLFTLQDDDKNGSTETSNIFGQLSEDVNIGAPDGEERGEGSSALPTSAEAEPSVDGNRKSDLRSDQADEESNILKSLFDGQGVHSAINHDAIMSANDDQKLRLEAEASQVAHRAAEALRQSRMLRSRDDFAVPTWTGRAGAAGAPSSVRRKFGSTLNTQLVSSLQPSEGSSSSSSRVQSLQVGALHGKALSSAELLAKMRGTREGAASDALEHQLSLGSASNQRPGSTENGRTSNSNSSRNMIVQPEVLIRQLCTFIQQNGGSASSTSLTEHFKNRIQPKDMLVFKNLLKEIATLQRGAGGATWVLKPEYG from the exons atggaggaggaggacgacgaccagCGCCTGCTGCACAGCCTCGGCGTCACCTCCGCCAACATCGACGACATCGAGAGGAAGATCCTTTCGCAGGCAACCATCTATCCATCCCTCCTTCATTCATTCATTCGTTTTCTTCCGGTGCACAACAAGACCAGTAACAATTTCCTTTTGCAGGCGAAAACCGACCCTAAGAAGGGCGAcgccgaggcgtcggggccgccCGCTGGCGGTGACCAGGAGACTAAACTCACAACGCCTCAAGATGATGCTCAGGCCAAACTGCACCAGAAACTGCGGTCCGTGCAGCTTGAGATCGATGCTGTGGCTTCTACACTTGGAGGGGCTAAACAAGCTGCTGGAAAGAAAAGCGGCGGGGGCGGCTCGGGTAGAGCTGACGccgaggataagaagaagaagaaggagaaggtgaaggaggaggagaatgCTGATGAAGACGCCCCTCGTGGAGGAGCGCTCCAGCAGGCGCTTGCCGCCGAGCGGCTCAGGAGCCTCAAGAGGGCTAAGGTGCAGATTCAGAGAGAGATATTGCAGTCGGGACCTGGCCCGTCCGGGTCGGGCAACCAAAAAGATAAGATGCTGGCAATGCTGGTTGAAGATGAGCCCAGGCGGAAGAAGTCGCTGAAGCCGCCTGGTGGGCCTAAGAAGAAGTCGCCGACACGTCGGTTGAAAACCGTCACctatgatgatgacgacgacttcGATGCAGTGCTCGATGGAGCTTCTGCGGGGTTCATGGAGACT GAAAGGGAAGAGCTGATCAGGAAGGGTCTGCTGACACCGTTTCACAAGTTGAAGGGCTTTGAGAAGCGCGTTGAATGCCCTGGAACTTCTAGCAGGCAAAATGACTCTGCAGAACAAGCCCAGGAAACCATGGAAGCTTCCAGCATTGCTAAAGTTGCTCAGGCAATGCAGAACATGGCACAAAGCCGCCCAACTACCAAATTGCTTGATGCGGAGTTCTTGCCTAAGCTGGATGCACCGACTGCTCCGTTTCAAAGGCTTGGAGTACCTCTAAAACGCCCTGGCCTTCCCAGCTCAGACGAGCGGAAAAACAAAAGGCTAAAGAGTAAGACCAAGAGACCGTTGCCTGGCAAGAAATGGATGAAAGCCAACTCAAAGAAGGAGTCATTATTGGATG TTGCAGATGAGGATGTTGGAGATGCAGCCGCATCAGCTTCTGTGTCTGAGAATGAAGATGAAGTAATAGAAGATTCTGATGGGTTACCTCCAGTCATCCTTGAAGGTGGTTTAAGAATTCCTGGCTCAGTTTACACACAGCTGTTTGACTACCAAAAAGTGGGAGTGCAGTGGTTATGGGAGTTACATTGTCAAAGGGCTGGTGGAATAATTGGCGATGAAATGGGCTTAGGAAAGACCGTGCAGGTCTTATCATTTCTTGGTGCTTTGCATGACAGTGGTATGTACAAGCCTAGTATTGTTATCTGTCCTGTGACCCTTTTGCAACAGTGGCGAAGGGAGGCCAGTAAGTGGTATCCAAAATTCAAAGTTGAGATCTTACATGATTCTGCAAACAGTTCAAGTAAGAAGGGCAAGAGATACAGCGATTCTGAGAGTGATGTTTCTTGGGATAGCGATCAGGAAGAGGTTACACGGGCGAAGCCTGCACAAAAGTGGGACGACTTGATTTCACGTGTTGTAAATTCAGGGTCAGGTTTGCTTCTGACGACATACGAGCAGCTAAGAATCATACGGGAGAAGTTGCTTGATGTAGAATGGGGATATGCTGTATTGGATGAGGGTCACCGCATAAGGAATCCTAATGCCGAAGTAACTCTTGTGTGCAAGCAATTGCAGACTGTGCACAGGATAATTATGACAGGGGCGCCTATTCAGAATAAACTTTCGGAACTGTGGTCTCTCTTTGATTTTGTGTTCCCTGGGAAATTAGGAGTCCTGCCAGTGTTTGAGACTGAGTTCTCTGTTCCAATTACTGTCGGTGGGTATGCTAATGCAACACCGTTGCAAGTGTCCACAGCGTACAGATGTGCTGTTGTCCTGCGTGACTTGATCATGCCATATCTTCTTAGGAGAATGAAAGCTGATGTCAATGCACAGCTTCCCAAGAAAACAGAGCAGGTTCTTTTCTGTAGTTTAACTCAAGAGCAACGTGCTACTTATCGTGCATTTCTTGCTAGTTCAGAGGTGGAACAAATATTTGACGGTAACAGAAACTCCCTTTACGGGATAGATGTTCTAAGGAAGATATGTAATCATCCTGATCTTCTTGAGAGAGAACAAGCTGCTCAGAATCCTGACTATGGGAATACTGAAAGAAGTGGAAAGATGAAAGTGGTTGAGCAAGTCCTTAAAGTCTGGAAAGATCAAGGCCATCGTGTTCTTCTTTTTGCTCAGACCCAACAGATGCTTGACATTTTGGAGAACTTCTTGACCGCCCGTGACTACCAATATCGACGAATGGATGGACTTACACCTCCAAAGCAAAGAATGGCACTCATTGATGAGTTCAATAATACAGATgaaattttcattttcattctGACAACAAAAGTTGGTGGATTGGGTACGAATTTGACTGGTGCAAACAGGGTTATAATATTTGATCCTGACTGGAACCCTTCGACAGACATGCAG GCCAGGGAACGAGCATGGCGAATTGGGCAAAAAAGAGACGTGACAGTTTACAGGTTGATCACACGTGGGACGATAGAGGAGAAAGTTTACCATCGACAGATATACAAGCATTTTCTCACAAACAAAGTACTGAAAAACCCTCAGCAAAGGAGGTTCTTTAAAGCCAGGGACATGAAAGATTTATTCACATTGCAAGATGATGACAAGAATGGTTCAACTGAAACATCAAACATTTTTGGCCAATTGTCTGAAGATGTGAACATCGGTGCTCCAGATGGTGAGGAGCGAGGCGAGGGATCTTCAGCTTTACCGACCAGTGCAGAGGCTGAACCATCTGTTGATGGAAATAGGAAATCAGACCTTAGATCTGACCAAGCGGATGAAGAATCCAACATTTTGAAGAGTCTTTTTGATGGCCAGGGCGTTCAT AGTGCCATAAATCATGATGCCATAATGAGTGCTAACGACGATCAGAAGCTGCGCCTAGAAGCAGAAGCTTCACAGGTGGCACACAGGGCAGCTGAGGCTTTACGCCAATCACGGATGCTCAGAAGCCGTGATGACTTTGCTGTTCCCACATGGACAGGAAGAGCTGGTGCTGCCGGGGCGCCGTCTTCTGTCCGCAGGAAATTTGGGTCAACACTCAACACCCAGCTGGTTAGTTCTTTGCAGCCATCAGAAGgttcaagcagcagcagcagcagggttcAAAGTCTTCAGGTGGGCGCTCTACATGGCAAAGCGCTGTCCTCTGCCGAGCTTCTGGCTAAGATGCGTGGAACGCGAGAGGGGGCAGCTTCAGATGCACTGGAACATCAGCTCAGCCTGGGCTCCGCTTCCAATCAAAGACCAGGCTCGACAGAGAACGGGCGCACATCAAACTCTAATTCTAGCAGGAACATGATCGTGCAGCCTGAGGTCCTGATCCGCCAGCTGTGCACCTTCATACAACAAAACGGTGGCTCCGCCAGCTCGACGAGCTTGACGGAACATTTCAAGAACCGCATACAACCAAAGGATATGCTGGTGTTCAAGAACCTGCTCAAGGAGATAGCAACCTTGCAAAGGGGCGCAGGCGGCGCAACGTGGGTGCTGAAACCCGAGTATGGGTAA